The genomic window TTCACATCCCCAGCTGGAACTGCCAAAGCATTTCCGTGGCCTAACTGTAATCAGAATACACTTCCTTGAGATTTAACGAGACAATAAGTACTATCAATTTCAACAACCTCTTTACCGAGCTAAAAACCCTCTTGCTACGATTTCTCTACTTGACTCTGAACCATTAGTTGCCCTCAAAACCTATGCAGAAAATAACGGCCAAGAAATAAGAATGTAGTTTGTTGTCAGATATCACCAAATAAAAAGTCTCttataaaaaagttgaaaaactCTGTTTTTTCATGGCAACAGGACTCAACAGTAATCCTttgatatacaatattaataaaagtctTTAAGCTAGTAAGAAATTCAATTACTAAGCTTCCTTTaacaatttttcttcatttttgcttCAGCTCGATACTTCACCTTGTAAAACTGAATTGGAAATGTCAGCACCACACAGATACGACTTCCCTAAGCCACTCCTCATCTCGCACAACAAATCTGAGAAAACGCAAAATCGACATCGAACGTAACAAACGTAAGAACAAATATGGAAAAGAAGATACAGAACCGGTTTTTCAAAATTTGAATACGACACCTACAACCCACACCGCAGAGATAAACAAGACGTAGGCCTATCCACAAGCCTTCCTCAGAAGAGCAGAGGAATTCATGGCCTTTACCGCAAAAGAGAAATCAAagatgttttcccttttccatcttccaGTAAAAAAGGTCGTTCTCGCATTTCCTTCTTtgaattaagatgaaaaaaaaggttctcGTATTTCCCATCTCTCTGAATGGGTTTAAAAGGCCATGCCACTGCCGGGGCGACCTTGGAGATAatacccttttccttcctcaaATCTCGCCGTTATTCTCCCCCGGCCGGGAATTCTTGACCTGATCCACGGGATTTAGGAGTCTAAAGGAAGACGAGcttgagaaaatgaggaaaaagaaggtTATTTGTTATCTCTCTTCAGGTGTTGAAACTCCATGTCCGAGGGTTGGGACTAGCTCCCCTTTAGCTCGTGTTCTGaggccttctccccctccttcggcGCCCTCTGTAGACACACGGGAGTCGAACAGGAACGGAAGGAACGCCCTACCTCCTAAACCGTCCGGAAAAGTGGCATTTTGCGGCTGAAACAAGGCGCTCCGAGTTTGATTTTGTTCCTTTGGGTTTCTTGCGCGTCCCTGTTTTGACAGACGACGACAATTGATTTTCGTCTTGCTGGGTAAATTAGATGAAAGTTAATagctttttggaattttttgtgttgtgtttcaaCACTAGAAAGATATGTTTTGGAGGAATTATGTCTTCTAGATTGATGTGGATAATATGGTTTTCCAAGGATGGATGGATTATTTGGGCTCTGCTtatcaaagtaaaaaaatctTCACATAATAATTTGCGATAATAATCCacgattaaaaaaacaacaattttataCTAAACGCCCCACATCGGAGCAAAATCTACTGCGTGAGATATTTTCCGGTGTTGCTTGTTTTCCCTCCGTCGACCTAACGTCTTCTGCGCCATCGTCTCGCCGCCATATTGCCTCGCTCCCAAAACAACAACGGTAAGACACGGGATTTCGCCGTTTTCCCAAGCTCCCGAAAGGGTTAGCGTTTTTTAGAGGAAGCGAAGGGAAGTGTACTGTTGTGCTTTCGGTTGGAGGTGGGTTTGGTCGCTGGTTCCCGGTTGCTTTGGCCTGCGGGGGCGAAACAAGGGAGGAGGACGTTCGGTTGTGGCGAGCCCGTAATTTGGCCCCGAAACGGGGTAGAAAGTTGGGTTTTATTGGCTTTCCCGGAGCTTTTTAAAGGGGCATTTTCAGTAGAAATTTCGTCTAAATCTCATGATTTACCCGAATGAGCGAATAAGAAAATGCGAAGTTAGTCGTAGTAtagtttgctgttgttgttgggaaGGGCAGATGCCGGCAGttgcttttcgtgttttttaagTACAGNNNNNNNNNNNNNNNNNNNNNNNNNNNNNNNNNNNNNNNNNNNNNNNNNNNNNNNNNNNNNNNNNNNNNNNNNNNNNNNNNNNNNNNNNNNNNNNNNNNNCATTTCATTTCTACTGGTGAGTCCTTTACTCGTCTCATGTCATGTATGCATCTTTGGCTTTCCTACTGCTGTTCAtgtccttctcctccgtctcatAGTCGTAGTATGCATCCTTAGGAGCTTTCCACTTGCCATCGCGATCCTGAAGGTCTGAGGTTCGAGAGGTTAGTTCGACTGAAAACTTCTCTGGGTCGATCTTCATGATGCGACACAACACAATGCcatttctcttcactctctctgctGGATTAGTCACTGTCTTGTCTGACAAATTCTTAATGCTAATAAACCCAGATATCCCATTGTCCAAGCGTACACGAATGCCAATGGCCTGGCCAGGACAATCCCCTGCATCAAAATGATTCCACACCTCACTCAACTCAGGGAAGTCATTCTTCAGGCAGAACGGACACTGCCAGAGACCCGTATCTTCGTTTCTGACAGGGTTGGCATTGTCGAGCTGATCTCCTCTGGGCTTTCGATGGATGAAATTGGTTACTGTCACTTGCACTAATTTTCCGACGTAGAATGTTTCTGGGGACTCTTTGGTCAGGATGTTGAAGATTTCCTCTGGAGTGGGAGATCTGAAAGGCATCCTGAAGTCCTTGTATCTGTGATTCAACTCATGTCTTATGTCATACAAGGTTGTGTTCTTCTTACCAAAGCCTTGGTTCTGGAGTTCAGTCGCGAAAGCTTCTAAATCTAATTCACTCAGTCGTTCCGGAGTTTCCAAAATTTCTTCCAAAGCTTCTGCAGGTTTGCCTTCCTCATCCTCATACTCCAAGGCATCGACTGCCATTTTTCTCGCCCAGTCGTATGCCTCTGGATGAATACGCGTTGAATCGAGAACttcaatataattatcactatctccTAGAGCATTGGTGTCAATTTTTATGAACCCGGCACAATTAATAAATACTTTCGGACCCATGTGGAAATTGACCACCAACTGGTTACGATTCTCTAAACGCTGATTATTCTGCTTCATGTTCTTTATGAGAAGGTTAGCTTTACGAGgtcccaaaccacacacaaactgcACTAAATTCTGAGTATATGGGTAAGCCACAGCACGATTCAAGTCAACACCAACTTCATTTGTACGATTAACAAATTCAGTGTACAAGGAATCAAGGAGTTCAGCATTATTTATTTGATCTTGCAGTGAATGGAACTTTATATTGAGCAACTCATCATCAGCATTGCATAACTGTGAAAACTCGATTAGAGGGTCTTGGATTCGACGGCCAATGGAGATGGCCTGTCGCAGCAGGGGAGGATAGTCCAGGAAATCAGCCTCTCCCTTCTTGGACATGGCATAAATGTGGGCCAAGTCATTGTCAATAATCTCAACATTGATCTTGGGGAACTGCTCCTGCTCTTCCAGATCTTTTAAAATCTGTATCAGGTCTTCCTTGACCATGAAGCCTTCCCTGGACTCTCCGCTGACAGCCACTACATGTGGCTTGCGCCGAATGATGAACTCCTGCATCCGCCTGATGTCATTTTCCTTAGCAAGAGCATCCCTCTCATTGTAGGCATTGCGTCGCTTGAGCAAGTGAGGAAGGCGGATGTACTCACAACAATCCCCATCGATGTCAATGCAGCACCCAAAGGCAGCCTGTGACAGATCGGGCACATAGGCAATGGAGAAGACCCTGAAGCCCTTGGAGGTATCCCAGTCATCCTCATCTTCGTCAGAGAAGTCGCCAGGGTTATAAGGTGCGATCTTGATCCAGTTGTAGAGCTTGCTGCAACACTGCTCAATCACATGGTCCTTGGACTCCTGCAGCAGTCTCTGGGACAGCTCTCTCTTCAGGTCTTCTATAATCCTCTTGAAGGCAAAGGTCACTGCTCGCCCTCTCAAGTCGTTCCAGTCTTGGACCACTTGGGAGAACTCGTCTCGATAGTACAGCTGCTTCATTTCGTCCAAATAGCTCAGTGAGGTGTTGCCCTCGATGGTGTCAGACAGACTAATGGTCATGAGTTTATCCTCTACCCCACACTTGAGTCTCAGGAACTGGTCTCCCTGCAGGTCAGTGACAGGTTTGTCCTTCAAGTATTTGATGGGATAGAGTGGGTGGTGTTCGTCTACGATCTTCAGGCCCTGAGGGGTGGGTCTAGCACTGATCCTTGCTCGCTCAAAATAGGCTTCACGCACAGTACGACGAACAAGGGGTTCACATGCTAACTGCCACCCAACCATCCTCACAGCAGCTTCCAACACTCTTTCAGGAGTAGAACACATCCTGGAAAAAACATTATGGACATTAATTTTTGTTCAAAACAAATCCGTAGTCTCAAACTCAAAATACTGCCATATAATCAACTACTGTCAATATCTACTTACATATGTACTCCATCCCACTTGTATTCATTTCCCATCTTACAAATCTCTTTAATCACAgaacccgttttaaaaaaagcccTGAGCTATATTTCAGCATGAGATGTGATCAGGAGACTAACTTACTTTGAGATGTGCTCCTCAGCCTCCTTGAGAGGGTCCTCCTGGCACTGTTCACAGTCGAATCTCTGGTAGTTGTCGCGCAAATTTTCACCAAACTGTTCCGGTGTCAGACCAAACTTCTTGGTCAATGCCTCTGTAAACAGGAGAGTCCATTAggaaatatttcatttcatgaaAATACTGTATTATGAAATCTTACCAATACCTATTCTATAACATTCTGGAGAGCTTTATNNNNNNNNNNNNNNNNNNNNNNNNNNNNNNNNNNNNNNNNNNNNNNNNNNNNNNNNNNNNNNNNNNNNNNNNNNNNNNNNNNNNNNNNNNNNNNNNNNNNNNNNNNNNNNNNNNNNNATTTCTACTCTACTAGAGATGTCTGTATCAAACATTAGGCTATTGGAGACACAGGCCATTCATTCCATTATNNNNNNNNNNNNNNNNNNNNNNNNNNNNNNNNNNNNNNNNNNNNNNNNNNNNNNNNNNNNNNNNNNNNNNNNNNNNNNNNNNNNNNNNNNNNNNNNNNNNNNNNNNNNNNNNNNNNNNNNNNNNNNNNNNNNNNNNNNNNNNNNNNNNNNNNNNNNNNNNNNNNNNNNNNNNNNNNNNNNNNNNNNNNNNNNNNNNNNNNNNNNNNNNNNNNNNNNNNNNNNNNNNNNNNNNNNNNNNNNNNNNNNNNNNNNNNNNNNNNNNNNNNNNNNNNNNNNNNNNNNNNNNNNNNNNNNNNNNNNNNNNNNNNNNNNNNNNNNNNNNNNNNNNNNNNNNNNNNNNNNNNNNNNNNNNNNNNNNNNNNNNNNNNNNNNNNNNNNNNNNNNNNNNNNNNNNNNNNNNNNNNNNNNNNNNNNNNNNNNNNNNNNNNNNNNNNNNNNNNNNNNNNNNNNNNNNNNNNNNNNNNNNNNNNNNNNNNNNNNNNNNNNNNNNNNNNNNNNNNNNNNNNNNNNNNNNNNNNNNNNNNNNNNNNNNNNNNNNNNNNNNNNNNNNNNNNNNNNNNNNNNNNNNNNNNNNNNNNNNNNNNNNNNNNNNNNNNNNNNNNNNNNNNNNNNNNNNNNNNNNNNNNNNNNNNNNNNNNNNNNNNNNNNNNNNNNNNNNNNNNNNNNNNNNNNNNNNNNNNNNNNNNNNNNNNNNNNNNNNNNNNNNNNNNNNNNNNNNNNNNNNNNNNNNNNNNNNNNNNNNNNNNNNNNNNNNNNNNNNNNNNNNNNNNNNNNNNNNNNNNNNNNNNNNNNNNNNNNNNNNNNNNNNNNNNNNNNNNNNNNNNNNNNNNNNNNNNNNNNNNNNNNNNNNNNNNNNNNNNNNNNNNNNNNNNNNNNNNNNNNNNNNNNNNNNNNNNNNNNNNNNAAAAAGTAATATTGGGNNNNNNNNNNNNNNNNNNNNNNNNNNNNNNNNNNNNNNNNNNNNNNNNNNNNNNNNNNNNNNNNNNNNNNNNNNNNNNNNNNNNNNNNNNNNNNNNNNNNNNNNNNNNNNNNNNNNNNNNNNNNNNNNNNNNNNNNNNNNNNNNNNNNNNNNNNNNNNNNNNNNNNNNNNNNNNNNNNNNNNNNNNNNNNNNNNNNNNNNNNNNNNNNNNNNNNNNNNNNNNNNNNNNNNNNNNNNNNNNNNNNNNNNNNNNNNNNNNNNNNNNNNNNNNNNNNNNNNNNNNNNNNNNNNNNNNNNNNNNNNNNNNNNNNNNNNNNNNNNNNNNNNNNNNNNNNNNNNNNNNNNNNNNNNNNNNNNNNNNNNNNNNNNNNNNNNNNNNNNNNNNNNNNNNNNNNNNNNNNNNNNNNNNNNNNNNNNNNNNNNNNNNNNNNNNNNNNNNNNNNNNNNNNNNNNNNNNNNNNNNNNNNNNNNNNNNNNNNNNNNNNNNNNNNNNNNNNNNNNNNNNNNNNNNNNNNNNNNNNNNNNNNNNNNNNNNNNNNNNNNNNNNNNNNNNNNNNNNNNNNNNNNNNNNNNNNNNNNNNNNNNNNNNNNNNNNNNNNNNNNNNNNNNNNNNNNNNNNNNNNNNNNNNNNNNNNNNNNNNNNNNNNNNNNNNNNNNNNNNNNNNNNNNNNNNNNNNNNNNNNNNNNNNNNNNNNNNNNNNNNNNNNNNNNNNNNNNNNNNNNNNNNNNNNNNNNNNNNNNNNNNNNNNNNNNNNNNNNNNNNNNNNNNNNNNNNNNNNNNNNNNNNNNNNNNNNNNNNNNNNNNNNNNNNNNNNNNNNNNNNNNNNNNNNNNNNNNNNNNNNNNNNNNNNNNNNNNNNNNNNNNNNNNNNNNNNNNNNNNNNNNNNNNNNNNNNNNNNNNNNNNNNNNNNNNNNNNNNNNNNNNNNNNNNNNNNNNNNNNNNNNNNNNNNNaaaattatcccccccccccccaaaacacacaaaaaaaatttttccccaattttttccaaatttttttgNNNNNNNNNNNNNNNNNNNNNNNNNNNNNNNNNNNNNNNNNNNNNNNNNNNNNNNNNNNNNNNNNNNcatgaaaaaagaaataacagtcCATccgagacagaaaaagggaaaaaaggaaatgagtgaggataaaaagggaattaagaaaaaatactCACCAATCCCAACTTTCTTAGGAGTTCATCCCTCATGCCGCCTCATGCTTTCCAGTGCAAAGTGTCCCTTTTTAGCCGCTGGGgcttttcctccacttccttttccattttcagtTTCCATTTCCCtgctccacctcttcttcctccccaaaaatcatcatcgtcttctccatcttccttccNNNNNNNNNNNNNNNNNNNNNNNNNNNNNNCCCCTTTTCCTTGTCTAgctccccttttctgttttcatctgagtctttcttttcactcttttgcccttttcttttttaaatttttcttttttttacctcttcgtttttcctttttccctttccccacttcttttttccttccccttttcaggttcctccccttctcctgttTTTCGCCCTTCTCATGTCTTCTATGACAAAACCCCNNNNNNNNNNNNNNNNNNNNNNNNNNGACCTTTCTtagaacctgaaaaaaaaataaaatttttaaagggaatattAACTTAAAAGgggacataaaaacaaaacaaaaaataatttttttatctataaaaatttcccaaaaacagggAACTCAGGCAAATAACTgaaggaattttttcttttttttaaaactaaagaattttttgtgtaaaaaaaagggaaaaattaaattgtgAAATAcaacgtatcttttttttttttcctctgcaaaAACACAGATTCAAGCCCCAAAGGGNNNNNNNNNNNNNNNNNNNNNNNNNNNNNNNNNNNNNNNNNNNNNNNNNNNNNNNNNNNNNNNNNNNNNNNNNNNNNNNNNNNNNNNNNNNTGACAAACCCTTTCCCACAACCTTTGTATGCGCCGTATTCCCCTTTCTTTGTTCTTGGCCTTCATTGCCATGCATTCAGGCACCCTTTTCCCATAGAAAAGCAAAAACCTGTTTTGTAGCAATCATTAAATTGCCCCCAGGGGGCCCTCCAATTCTTTTATTCTGGAAATCAAAAGCAAAAAGGGCAAATTTNNNNNNNNNNNNNNNNNNNNNNNNNNNNNNNNNNNNNNNNNNNNNNNNNNNNNNNNNNNNNNNNNNNNNNNNNNCGGGTAATAGtctgaataaatttaaaaattttgcattaCAGTTTCCCTTAAGTCCATAAACTcgagttataaaaaattccctCTAAATTTAACCTTTTCCTTGAGCATCCTGACTTTCCCCGGGAAAGGGGTGCGTCGGGGGCCTTCATGATAAAGGTCCCCCTGGAATTCCGACATAATCGGGAAAACCTTGACcgcgggttttccctttttcggcGTTTAAATGACACCACGTGGGCAGCGGATAAATTCATGGCTTTAGCTTTGTAGGAGAGAACCCCTTCACCCTAAcaaagggaaatttgtttttcttgttgcaaGGCAGTAAAAAACCAGACTacttgtttggggaaaagggggatgggggaaaaaaaaaagaaaaaacagaggaaaagagggtAAGGAAAAATCCtcgggaaaaagataaaaagggaaaagggacNNNNNNNNNNNNNNNNNNNNNNNNNNNNNNNNNNNNNNNNNNNNNNNNNNNNNNNNNNNNNNNNNNNNNNNNNNNNNGTTTTTCCCCAAAtcgccccttttctccctttcggtATTTCCCACAGTCGTGAATGTTCAATCAGGCTGGACTTCCTCCTTTCTGTAAAATcaataaagggggaaacccccaaaaatttaaattcctcATGGGATCTGGGGGCATTGATATTTTCCCTGAATCATTTCTGTCGGGGCGGGAAGGGAAAGCTTGGTTTTCATCACTTTCCTTCCTGAAGTgggcaaaaaagggaagggtttaaaaacacagatgtttttttgccccttttaagaaaaattcttaattcatagaaaaaaaatttagtaaatcccaggaaaatggggtttttactgcattttttataaattaaaaaataccgTCTTTGGtttgaggcaaaaaaaaagggggctgtttttttcttcccctccctaaaaacccccccccccccaccttctcgggaaaaagaaaaaccccaaaaaaaacaaaattataaaattttttgaagcttttaaacacaaaccaaaaccttttctacctttaaaaagaaaaaactcttgATTAAATTCAAAACAATGGAAAGGCCCTNNNNNNNNNNNNNNNNNNNNNNNNNNNNNNNNNNNNNNNNNNNNNNNNGGACTAAAAACCCAatttctagtttttgtattttcttccttatttataggaattaaaaaaacacattcgACAAAAATGTACCCAGCAGCCGGGACAGTCCCTTTTAAACAATCCTGGTTTTTCAAAACTTTTCCTTCAATAACTCAACTAAAAATGTACTTTTTTAAAATACCGGTTTTGAATAAAAGGTTTGAAGAATGCATAATATATCCACTTGGCCCCCTGTCGAGCTCCTTGTTTTGTAGGGGCGGTCGTAAACCCTCTCCTTTGTGCTTTGTTACAGGGACGGCCGCAGCGGAAACCCTTTTTAAGGACTTTCCCAAACTTGGGGGATTTCATGTTTCCTGGTCTGTGGGGTTTCCTCGCTCAAGTTCACTAGGCTCAAAGCCGGGAAAAGGGGAACaagaaaaatttttgatgatacaagctactttaaattttattcagaGTTTGTTTTTCCCAACCAGAATAAAAAAGACTTTCGCGGGtctaccccaaaatttaaaattccctaaTATAATATGGGGgcactcttttccctccccttcgtaGATGGATTTCTTGATGGCTTCCTGCTTTTCCTTTCTGCGAtgccgcctctctctcccctaaaccttttgtcttttttcttttttttaaaataaacatcatCTTCCNNNNNNNNNNNNNNNNNNNNNNNNNNNNNNNNNNactaaaaacattttaatactttttgaaattttttgcttttgaagtctttaaaattattttttaaacctttgcaATCAATGGACATATTCccagtattttcctttttcaactCAATGGGGAAAAAATTCTTGTTTAGCACAGTTTAaactgccccccctctcccccccaaaaagccccccatTCTATTTGACCTTCATATTGCTCAAACTCCCCCGGAGTAAAAGTCCCCCGGAAATGCCCTTTTGAAACCCCTCGAGACCCTCATCCTCAAAGATGGCCTTCTTCTTTGTCTTGGCGTGGGCTTCCCCTCGTCATCCACAAGGGAAGCTTCCTTCCCCCATGggactttttcccctccttttccgaGGCATGGGCCCTCCGGGCTGCTGGGGGacctgttttttggggggggggcagccttTTCGTCATCCTCCTGTAGGGGCCAGAGACTCCCTTTAGGTTTTCCCCAAATATCATTACAATGTATTTGTTGCATCAACACTCTTCACCACATCAGCGAGAAAATTTCCCCTTCTGTTTTCatgccactttttaaaaaaatgcttgaCCCCACTACAGccagtaaaaaacccaaaaaaaggacaaaaaataatttttttatcacaaattttgtcaaaaaaaaacccaaaaagggaaaaggtttttNNNNNNNNNNNNNNNNNNNNNNNNNNNNNNNNNNNNNNNNNNNNNNNNNCTATCCCCAAAAACAATAAAGGCTAATTttaatttgcaattttttatactatttgtAGTTCTTGggggtataataaaaataaaaaaaaatttgatcacAACTTAAACAGGCTTATTTCATAAGTGGAAAAATTTCATTGAAATTTTAAATTGCCCAAATAATCTGGTTTTTAAAGGATGCCCAAGCCAATTTGGAAAAAAGTATacgaaattttgggttttatcattaatacttattTTCAAGCCCCAGTCTTAAATGTCACTGTAACTCAAAATACTTTCCCAAAAAGTGAAATTTATAAgccttttctatgttttttttttcccgactcaaaggaaaaaattaccccccctctctcctccataaaatttttaatttttgttattatatattacccgGAAGGTCGTATTTTGCTTTCCAAGgtcaaagtaaaatttaaaaggatgcctgttattttcccaaaaaacttaaataaaaaatccttttttgtttGAAAGATGGCTCCCTGTTACTtggtataataaaatttaaaattttttcaattttgtaataaaaaagaataaagaaaacccaAATCACAACGGTGTAGAggcacccccaaaaaaccttagCTGTTCTTTCTTAAAATACTTCCCCATGCAGTCTTATTTTTAGCTCCAAAAATCTACCTATAAATatcccttagaaaaaaaaaattaggggaaagggGGNNNNNNNNNNNNNNNNNNNNNNNNNNNNNNNNNNNNNNNNNNNNNNNNNNNNNNNTTTGCAAAGTTTTTGCAAAACTACCCCCgacaggggaaaataaaatagctTTCCCCTTTATTNNNNNNNNNNNNNNNNNNNNNNNNN from Penaeus monodon isolate SGIC_2016 chromosome 23, NSTDA_Pmon_1, whole genome shotgun sequence includes these protein-coding regions:
- the LOC119587700 gene encoding transcription elongation factor SPT6-like (The sequence of the model RefSeq protein was modified relative to this genomic sequence to represent the inferred CDS: added 392 bases not found in genome assembly), which produces MCSTPERVLEAAVRMVGWQLACEPLVRRTVREAYFERARISARPTPQGLKIVDEHHPLYPIKYLKDKPVTDLQGDQFLRLKCGVEDKLMTISLSDTIEGNTSLSYLDEMKQLYYRDEFSQVVQDWNDLRGRAVTFAFKRIIEDLKRELSQRLLQESKDHVIEQCCSKLYNWIKIAPYNPGDFSDEDEDDWDTSKGFRVFSIAYVPDLSQAAFGCCIDIDGDCCEYIRLPHLLKRRNAYNERDALAKENDIRRMQEFIIRRKPHVVAVSGESREGFMVKEDLIQILKDLEEQEQFPKINVEIIDNDLAHIYAMSKKGEADFLDYPPLLRQAISIGRRIQDPLIEFSQLCNADDELLNIKFHSLQDQINNAELLDSLYTEFVNRTNEVGVDLNRAVAYPYTQNLVQFVCGLGPRKANLLIKNMKQNNQRLENRNQLVVNFHMGPKVFINCAGFIKIDTNALGDSDNYIEVLDSTRIHPEAYDWARKMAVDALEYEDEEGKPAEALEEILETPERLSELDLEAFATELQNQGFGKKNTTLYDIRHELNHRYKDFRMPFRSPTPEEIFNILTKESPETFYVGKLVQVTVTNFIHRKPRGDQLDNANPVRNEDTGLWQCPFCLKNDFPELSEVWNHFDAGDCPGQAIGIRVRLDNGISGFISIKNLSDKTVTNPAERVKRNGIVLCRIMKIDPEKFSVELTSRTSDLQDRDGKWKAPKDAYYDYETEEKDMNSSRKKMDKKKTQYQKRVIAHPSFRNIDYNEAEKVMQHLEQGEVIIRPSSKGVDHLTATWKVTEGICQHIDIREQDKQNDFSLGQKLWIMNEEFGDLDEIIARYISPMAINVRQILEYKYYKESVMGDKNKDL